The Elaeis guineensis isolate ETL-2024a chromosome 14, EG11, whole genome shotgun sequence genomic sequence AAGTTGCTAGTGCTGACATCCGGTGGAATATATTGTAACTAAGTACAAAATCTTATGAAAAAATCGAATGCCTTTTGAGTTTAAACCCTCGAGCTAGCAGTTGCAAAGTTCATAAGGAGATCACTCTCTCAGGCTAGGTGAAAGCTAGATGGAGTCCATATCTGTCACGTTGTTGCAGTTTGATCCACAGATTTACAGATGTATTTGATGTCAGATAAAGGGTGTGCAGTGTATGATTGTGTGAGATGGTCAGCTCTGAATAAAGTATATAGTTTACATTGTTACATCATAAAGCATTAATTTATATAGTTTATTAAATGATAGTGAAATGTTGGGGGTCAATTCCACTGGCGAACATCCttttctatctctctctctctctctctcttttttggtaAACAATTCTCTCTCTTTTAAAGAATGCCAATAAGAGCACCATCCATATGTTAAAATTATTTCTTGAGAAAAAGAAACATGTCAATATTGGAATTTAGATTTTCTCATAGGTGGACAGCCGCATGACTGGACCATAGCATGTTTTGCTTAAGATTATAGAGTATGATCATTTTTATCTCAAGAAATACTACAAGGCCAAAAATTATCATGCCATCGGAAATCTTAAACCAAGCGTAGCTGATTATTGGCAAGTTAGCATTTGTGAATCCAGCTTAACTAATCTTTAGTTTTTTTATAACAGCTAAGAACACTATATTCATTTAATCACataatttttgtaataaaaatgagAATTGTAATTGTTCATACACATGATACATGCCTAACACTATTCGTAACAACCCAACTATAGTTGTCAATTTCGGTAACACCATGATATCATAAATTGAAGGTACACCAATGTCCAAACTAATATAAAGGACACTCAATGATTGTTGACAGTACTCCACGTCACACATGCATGGAAACATCCTCATCCACCAACCTTCCCATGTGAAGACCCCCAAGAAACCATCCTTTTCCCATTATTCTGATCCACCGATCCCTAGTCTCCGCTTCCGCTGTACCGCCATCACACGATAAGCCCCTCACTGCCGAGGCCATCCACGCCCACCCCAGAAAGcgcaaagagagagagaaatggaGAAACCTTTCGTTTTCGGTGGAAGCATCCATTTAAACATAAGTTGTGCCATCGGCACATTCAACCGGTATATCAATAAAGTAGACAACTGACCATTAAAGGAACTGAGAAAACATAACATTATTAACGAACACTTATTAACTAATAATTACTCTCACCATGAACAAATTCCTGCATTATTTCCTCCTCCCCCATTTTTTTCCTATACCAATTATTACAATAAAATTCAAcataatatcacaaaaattacGTAGAAGTAAAAATTAACGGAGATGGAGAGCTACAAACGGAGATCCGAAGAAGAGTCTGTCTTCGTGGTGCCGCCGCCGCTTCTTGTTGGAGCAGAGAGAGGGGCATTCGGGAACGCCCAAGAGCCCAATTCGGGAATCTTCGGGAAATTCCCCAGCCCTCCATCTTCTTGATCTCGATCTATGATCAAAGAGctcagaagaagaagaggaggaggaggaggaggaggggaatgGAGGAAAGAGGCTTCAAGCTAAGAGACCCCGAGTGGTATTTCGAGGGAGGGGGAGGGCTATAATAGTAGAACGGGAAGTAGGGCAAGAAGGGGTTCGGCGGCGGAGGCGCCGGGTAGTATATGTTGGACGGCGGAGGGTAGTAGTGCAAGCCTCCGCCGCCACTGGACGCAGGAGGGGGAGGGGAGTAGTAGGGGATCCCACCAGAGGATGACGGCGGCGGAGGAGAGTAGTAGGGGATCCCGCCCGATGATGACGGCGGCGGAGGGCATTCGGCGGAGGAGGATGGGGGTTGCGGCGGAGGGGAGGGGGGTGGCTCGCAGGGGTTGTCGCAGGAGGAGCACATTGTGCACGAGACGTCGTCTTTGATCCCGGCCTTCGCCGCCGCGATTGACGGCGATGAGGCAGCCAGGAGTAAGAGTAAGGCAAGAAGAAACGGGGCGGCGAGGCGTTTCGCCATCGACGGGAGTTGCGGCACTCGCGTCCTTTTCTCCTCCACTtccgagagagagagaagagagtgtTGGAGGCTGGTGACGGCACCCCGAGGGCATCAGATATAAGAGGGGTTGGAAAATTTTTAATCCGACGCGTTTAGCTTTTACCCACGCTCCCACGTTTTTAACTTGGGGAGCGGGGGGAGGGGGAAGGGCTACGGTGGAAATAGGTGACGTGGCGAAAGGAGGAGCGTCGGCGTAGGGAGGACGCAACTCGCACGTGTAGGGTGGGCGGGGAGGTGGTCGGCGACTTGGTGTCGGTGGCGTCGAAGAGATAGAAGCATGTGCCGGAAAGGAGggatgttattttattttatattggaGCATGTGAATGGACGGATGTGATCAGAGGAGGGGTTGAGGGACGTATGGTGGGATTCGGTGGGTTGGAGGAGATATGGATGGGGCGGCTGAGAGAGGTGGCAGGGGGAATCCAAGGCTGTGCTGTGGGCATGTGAGTGTGTGGGGCTTTCCAGACTTGGGCTTCAAGACCAGAGAATAAAAGTAGAGTAGGGTTTGTAGTAGGGACCGTGAGATGGAAGAAGCGGCTTCAATGTCGAAATTATTTCTTTTGTACTATAATATAGTAGTGTTTATCATTGTTTAGCTGTTAATTTACTTGATTGACGTCAAAGGAAAGTTTTGGCTTTAGGAATGGCTTTATGGCCCTCCCTCTAAGCTTTTCGAACCTTTGCTTCTATTGGCAGTGCCCTTCTACTATAGAATTTTATGAAGTTTGCAAGCAAAGCATCTCCAACACGACAGGGAGATAGAGTGAGAGGGTGGGGAGTATAATTAATGTtacagaagaataattaatattaaataaataaaaaataaattatagaaatattttttaaattttaattcaattttatttatatttttttgtactttaaaaatATCAAACTGATTGTTCTAATTATCGATATATTTCAATATGGTCCAGTCGTCTATCtttattgataaaattttttaaaattataaaaatatacatctctttcctcctccttcctctctcttctcctccatAGCCGACGCCCCTTTTgttccctctttcttctccttctcttctttctcgtCCTCTTTCTTCTCACATATTTCTCCTCTtccccttcctcctcctttcttctcctctcttttcttcaccCATTGTCCTCCTCCCCTTTCTTCTCCACTTTCTCCATTCATTCTCCCCTCCCTTTCTCCTCACCTTTCTTCCATGCACTTCTCCTTCTCATCCTTTTTTTTCAAGCCACCTACAAACTATCCCTCTTTATGGTGGTCTCCTCCACCTTCGTCCATTTTTGCCTTCTAcattttcttcctctccttcctcctcttcatCCTATTCCTTACCGACagcctctctctcctcctctccttccttctcATTCTCTTTCTCTTCCAAACCAACCAATAAGCCTTATCCCTTGAGATGGCCTCCTTTAAATCCGTCCTTTCTCACtgccaaaaaaattttctcctctccttcctcctcactCATTTCTCTTCCTTCATGATGGCTCCCTCCATCTCCTTCTCTTCTTCATCCATTTGACCTCCTCATCCTTCTTTTCCTCCAAACTGTCCATAAACCATCCCCTTCATGACGGTCCCTTCCACCTCTACCCTTTTTCGTCGATAatccatttttttctcttcttcctccctaccatcttctttttcttatccTTCTTTTCCTCTAATCCATTTCTTACCCACAAccattctctcctctttctcttttttctcatccactttttcttctcatcttctttctccttcaaATTCATCCATGAATAAAGGGTATTTTTGTCCATTGAAAGAGAAATCTAACACTGTTTATTAATAAAATGAACGACTGGACCACATTGAAATATATGGATAATTAGAAAGACTAATTTGATACTTTTAAAATATAGAGTGGGTAAGTGAAATTAAGCTAAAATTGAGAAGATGTTCCTgtaatttatccaaaaaagaCTGGGCAAGAATTCTCAGTTGTATACACGATACACCGCATACCATCCATCATATGATAGATGGTACATATGGCCGCATACGACGTATATCATACAGCTGTGCATGTGTGGGGGTATGCATTGTGTACCGTACCGTATAGTGCACAATAGAGGATCCGTGCATGAAACAAATTGGTGGAACCATGGTTTACCTTGAATGATAACCCGAAGTTATGTTATTTATGCATAATTAACTACATAGCACGCTGTCCCACCATTTTTTATACAGCAAGCCGAAAATCATTGATGACTAGACTAGTACTCCAGGCAACCGACAACTATAAAGCTACAAAACAAACACTTAAAGAACTTGTGGGAAGAACACATGGAATTTCCTGCGAAGCTATGATGGACGTCCTTCCCCAGTGCATGGCAGCCAGGTTGGCTTACATTTGCAGTGGCATGCAAGCCCTCGTGGCCGGTGGACGGAGGTAAGCGAAGAAGAAAGGTTAAAATAAAGGTCCCATATAGCCGCCACCTTGAGCATTCTTTAAATGGTGCAGTGGATTACGTCCGACGGACAGCTCTCATGTATTAAACCAATATCTCCGGA encodes the following:
- the LOC105057541 gene encoding uncharacterized protein → MAKRLAAPFLLALLLLLAASSPSIAAAKAGIKDDVSCTMCSSCDNPCEPPPSPPPQPPSSSAECPPPPSSSGGIPYYSPPPPSSSGGIPYYSPPPPASSGGGGLHYYPPPSNIYYPAPPPPNPFLPYFPFYYYSPPPPSKYHSGSLSLKPLSSIPLLLLLLLFFF